In Haliaeetus albicilla chromosome 12, bHalAlb1.1, whole genome shotgun sequence, a genomic segment contains:
- the PLEKHO2 gene encoding pleckstrin homology domain-containing family O member 2 — protein sequence MEQDTKEEVSEKPKSAPTAEKYGWIKKSSGGLLGLWKDRYIQLRKTQLVVYEDEDEQKCIETVELESYDKCQELRALLKKKNRFILIRSPGKKVHDIKFQAPTLEEKESWIKALNEGINRGKNKVFDEVKVDESLSLDHVTRDRVKMTHGRRPPTRSHLKEAAKSTSDGILRLDLDIVDNGPPNFDSTIRESDNAPPQKETPKPPMPPTKPTGAKENQDAENNLPEQEHKKPLSPLLPPDKKLKEGIASKDNVNAKEEDSVGPEENVEGSQAPNEENKENLIDVSNRGIAKAPIPPPKSVPDKLKVAWDQPVPEPENTEDLKSSGDSSKDNLAEIATADVTKPPVPPKVLSEKMLATMNSSHGDLEAGGWEDLESGSSKPPVNGIAAGEVAEVTSPTAETEEGNGRTSAEKEEQTSAEEIETSLATETGHASVKGTIEKQGSVESASGLKLRSSSLGDLLSDSKNTQRAPPGQGFPKDSHQHLAKMEEKVANEREKTEKLLQKVLRQGLEKAQEGNGPPVMAETLLNEAVEQLRQATQVLQEIKGLGELKKEATQKQKEKQKDLVTLYRRSAP from the exons GATGAACAGAAGTGCATAGAAACAGTGGAACTGGAGAGTTATGACAAGTGCCAGGAACTGCGTGCGctactaaaaaagaaaaaccgtTTCATTTTAATCCGCTCCCCGGGTAAGAAG GTTCATGATATCAAATTTCAAGCTCCaactttggaagaaaaggaatcGTGGATAAAAGCACTTAATGAAGGGATCAATAGAGGCAAAAACAAAGTATTTGATGAG GTAAAAGTAGACGAGAGCCTTTCCTTGGACCACGTAACTCGGGACAGAGTGAAAATGACCCATGGACGCAGGCCACCCACAAGAAGTCACCTGAAGGAG GCTGCCAAGTCTACATCAGATGGTATCCTGCGACTAGATCTGGATATAGTAGACAATGGACCGCCAAACTTTGATTCCACTATCAGGGAAAGTGACAATGCACCACCTCAGAAAGAAACTCCAAAGCCACCTATGCCACCCACAAAACCCACTGGcgcaaaagaaaaccaagatgCAGAGAACAATCTTCCTGAGCAGGAACATAAAAAACCTCTGTCTCCTCTGTTGCCTCCAGATAAGAAGCTTAAGGAAGGCATAGCATCAAAGGACAATGTAAATGCCAAGGAAGAGGACTCTGTAGGCCCAGAGGAGAATGTGGAAGGATCCCAAGCACCAAATGAGGAGAACAAAGAGAACCTCATTGACGTCAGCAACAGGGGCATAGCAAAAGCTCCAATTCCTCCTCCTAAGAGTGTGCCAGACAAGCTAAAAGTAGCTTGGGACCAACCAGTCCCTGAgcctgaaaacacagaagactTGAAATCATCAGGAGATAGTAGCAAAGACAACCTTGCTGAGATTGCCACTGCAGATGTTACAAAGCCCCCTGTTCCTCCTAAGGTCCTGTCAGAAAAAATGCTAGCCACAATGAACTCCAGCCATGGTGACCTGGAAGCTGGTGGCTGGGAAGACCTGGAGTCTGGCAGCTCCAAGCCCCCAGTGAACGGGATCGCAGCAGGTGAGGTAGCAGAGGTCACATCCCCAACAGCTGAAACtgaagaaggaaatgggagaacCTCTGCTGAGAAGGAAGAGCAAACTTCAGCAGAAGAGATAGAGACTTCCTTAGCTACAGAAACAGGCCATGCAAGTGTCAAAGGAACTATTGAGAAGCAAGGGTCTGTAGAAAGTGCTTCAGGTCTCAAACTTCGCAGTTCTTCTCTGGGAGACTTGCTGTCTGATAGCAAAAATACACAGAGAGCACCTCCAGGCCAAGGTTTCCCGAAGGATTCCCATCAACACTTAGCTAAAATGGAGGAGAAAGTTGctaatgaaagggaaaagacagaaaaacttCTGCAGAAGGTTTTACGTCAAGGGTTGGAAAAGGCCCAGGAGGGGAATGGACCCCCAGTGATGGCAGAGACATTACTGAATGAGGCAGTAGAACAACTTCGGCAAGCTACACAAGttttgcaagaaataaaaggtcttggagaactgaaaaaagaagcaacacagaaacagaaagaaaagcaaaaggatcTAGTGACTCTTTATAGGAGAAGTGCTCCCTGA